GCCACTTCAGGCTGCTTGGCCGGGGTCTTCTTGGCCGTCGAGATCGGCTTGGCTTCGATCGGACGCTGCGAAGGCTTTGGCACTTCGGCAAACGTCGGAGCTGGCGGCACAGGTGGTCCGTTGGGTCGTGCGGTCGGGGCGGCCGCGGTCTGCGCAGGTTCCGCTGCCGGGGCCGCGACATTCCAAGGACGCGTGGTGTTCGCCGGTCCCATTTCCATGGCATTGGACCAGCGGGTATCGCTATAGAAGTTCGATTGCCACAGCGGGAACGGTCGCAAATCGGTTCGCCAGGTCGAGTTCGATGGGAAGGTCACCTTCTGATTGTTCGGTCCGAAGATGGTGATCTCGGAAAGCAGACCTGCGCTATTGCCGGTGGTATTTCTCACCTGGACGGCGATGACGTTGGTACCGATCTCGAGATACTGAGAAATGTCGAAATTTCGACGGGTTTTCCAGTTACTTCCTTCCGCGACTTTTTTTCCGTTAATCCACATCTCGAATTCGTCGTCGGCGGTGATCATGATTTGACCACCGGTCATCTGCGAGATGCGGATGTTCTTTCGGAAGTAGCAACTTGCCGATGGCACCTGGTCCTTTTGGTGTTGCGGCGCCCAGATCCATTGAGGCTCGGTAGCCTGGGCATGGACCATGCTGGGACTTGCCGTTGTCAGCACCGCGGCGACGATCAGCAGCAACCAAGGAGTTTTGAGGGTGGTGGACATCTTCAATCTCATACCAATGACGTAACGTTTGCTTGGTGCGGGTAGCGTACGAAAACCCACGCCCGGCGCAATCAAGTCTCATCCTTCATTGGAAAGATCGGGTCTGACCTCCCATAAAATCAGCAAAATCGCAACAACTGGCAAAAATTGCCTAAGTGGACCTGCTATCACTTCGTTCCCCCCGAAATATGCAAAGAGCGACCTCCCTCCATTCACTTGAGCCAAGGGAATCCGCAGAGCGGCCGTTATTGACCCACTTTTTTTATCCGTTTACGATTCGAAGGGGATTGTTTAGGAAATATGCATCGAATGGGTCAGTAGACAGCTCCGCTAGCGGCGAAGGAGTAGCCGACGCCGGCCTTTTATCGATGCGTTCTTGGTAAGAGGTTGCGTAATGACAGTTGTCCGTGGCGCCCTGGGTATCCATCTTTTCTTCTCTTTGTTGATGCTGACCGCGCTGGTCGGCTGTACCAGCGGAGCTTCCGATCTCTCTCCGGAAGAGCTCAAGCAGGCCATCAAGGAATTTAACTTTGATGAAGGCTTGCCATTCCCTGACTTCACCCCGCCAGCCACCCTGGAAGAGCTCGACTCGGCCAACAAGTGGACCGACAAGACCGTCGTCGATCCGCTTCCCCATCTGGACGAAGAGCTGAAAGATTTCAAACCGCCAATGACTCCGGCGGAAGCCTGCGAAATCCGACCGAAGGATGACGCCGACTACAAGAAGATCCTTCAGTCGATGCGGATCCAACCATCCAAAGAGAATCCAGCCGAACAAGACGCCAGCTGGGTCCACCACGAAAATGGTGACGTCAACAGCTTGAACCCACTGCGTATGAGTTCGGTGGGTGACTTCTTCTACGTTTACATGTGCGGCGTTTCGGCCACGACTTCGACCATCGATCTCGAATCGGTCGGCGATGGCCGCTTCATCAAGACGTGGCAGGGGAACGAAGACAACACGATTCAGAAGGTGGTCATTCGCGACGACCTGACCTGGAGCGATGGCACGCCGATCACCGCCTACGACTGGGAATTCACCTACAAGGTGCTGCTGCATCCGAAGCTGAGCGTAATGTTCCCAGCCCTGCCAAGCTCGCTCGACAAGGTGAAGCTGATCAAAGCCTACGACGACCACACCTTCGTGATCTTCCACGAGATGTCGAGCCCGGTGAACGACATGAAGTTGGAATTCCCGATCGTGCCGAAGCACTTGTACGAGCCAGCTATCGCAGTTGATCCTACGCTGACCGATAGCGACTTCTTCCTGGAACAAGAGATTCACCCAACCGTTGGTGGTCCTTACGAAGTGACACAGCGTGATCGCAATCAGCGTATCGTGCTGAAGCGTCGCGAGTCGTTCTACATGAAGGATGGCAAGCAGATCCAAGCGAAGCCACACTTCGCTGAGATCCGTATGGAAATCATCGAGAACCCGAACCAGGCTTTGTTGGCGATGACCGCCGGCAAGCTGGACGACTCGCAGATCTCGGCCACCAAGTGGGACACCGAAACCAACACGGCCGAGTTCTACGAAAAGAACATCAAGGTCAAGCACATCGCCTGGTCGGAAGGGCACATCGCCTGGAATACCGAGACGCCTTATTTCAACGATGCTCGCACCCGTCGCGCGATGAGCCACGCCATCGATTACGACGCGATCATTAACGGCATCATGAAGGGCATCCACGAACAAGCCAACGGCCCGTTCCATCCTTCAGCCTGGTTCGCTCCGCAGCCTTCGCTGCCGATGTATGACACCGACCTGGCCAAGTCGCGTGAACTCCTGACCGAAGCTGGCTGGACCGACTCCGACTCCGACGGCATCCTCGACAAGGAAATCGACGGCAAGAAGGTCGCCTTCTCGTTCCAATTGATGCACCCAGCCGGTAGCCCAGTCTCGGAACAGATTGCTCGCCAGGTCTCGAACGACTTGGGTAAGCTTGGTATCAAGGCGGAACCTCGTCAGTTCGAGTGGACCGTCCTGCAAGACAAGGCTCGCAGCCACAACTTCGATGCCCTGATGGCAGGCTGGGGTGCCGGTGGCGATCCTTTCTCGACCGACAATATCTACGGCACCGGGGCTCCCCGAAACTATGGTCAGTACTCGAATCCAGAAGTGGACAAGCTGTACAAATTGGGGTTAGCCGAACTTGACCGCGAGAAGCGAGCCAAGCATTATCATGACATCGCCAAGATCCTTTACGAGGATCAGCCATACACTTGGCTCTATTACCGCGCTGACCTGTATGGCTTCAATAAGCGCATGCGAGGATACCAGTTCAGCCCGACCGGACCTTGGTTCTATGAACCAGGTGCGTTCTCGGTTTGGAAAGCCCAGTCGGAATAACCACTGGGCCTAGCGTAACGCGATCCTCGCCCCTCTTTCGAGACAACCAGGGAGCACTGGCTGCATGCTGACGTATATTGCACGCCGCTTATTTATTGGAGTCTTTACCATCCTGGCGGTAACGTGCCTGGTCTACGGTTTGATCCGTAACATGCCAGGCACGCCACTGACGCAGATGACCGAGACCGCCAACGTGCGGCAGATGATGGACGAACGTCAGCAGGAAGAGCTGATGAAGCAGTACCATCTCGATAAGCATTGGATCGTCGGGTACGGCTATTGGCTGGGCAACGTGTTCCAGGGAGACCTCGGACGCGGGATCAACTTCTCGGACCGCCGCCGTGTGACCACCATCATCGGCACGCGACTTCCCAACACGCTCAAGCTAACCGTCACCTCGCTGCTGTTGACGTATATGCTCTGTATACCGATGGGGCTTTACTCAACGGCGAAGAACGCCACGCCAGGCGAACGCACGCTGGCGATCACGCTGTACATTCTGTATGCGTTACCGACGTTCGTGGCGGCCATCTATTTGAACTTATTCTTCGCGGTGAAGCTCGACTGGTTACCGCTCAGCGGGATGACCAGCGAGAACTACAGCAGCCTCAGCACGCTCGGCAAAACGTGGGACGTGCTGAAACACGTGATCCTGCCGATTACTTGCCTCACCTATGGTTCGCTGGCGTACTACACCCGCTTCATCAAAGCGAACATGCTGGAAACGATTCAGCAAGATTACATTCGCACCGCGCTGGCCAAAGGGGTGAGCCCTCGCCGAGCGCTCGTTGTGCACGCCTTCCGCAACTCGTTGATTCCACTGCTCACGCTGGTCGGTCTGACGTTGCCGGCCCTGCTGGCTGGCTCGGTTATTCTGGAATCGATTTACCAGTGGGACGGGATCGGACGGCTCTTCATCGAAAAGATCTCGCAACGCGATTACCCTGTGATCATGGGCCTGGTGCTCATGTTCTCTGTCATGACTCTGATCGGCCAGCTGTTGGCTGACGTGCTTTACGCAGTTGTCGACCCTCGGATCACGTATTCCTAAGCATGAGCGCCGTTCAAGAACTCGCCGAACAACCGATCAAGCCGCAGCAGTCGCTCGGCTTCTGGGCTACCAGTTGGCGACATTACCGCAAGCGTAAGTTTGCCATGGCCGGCTTGATCTACGTGATCTTCCTGGGCCTGGTCGCGATCTTCTCGCCAGCGATCGTCGGCACGAAGCCGATCGTCTGCTACTACAAAGGCAACATTTATTTCCCGGCGATGGGCTATTACAACCCGTCGTGGGAGAACGCGATCTTCACCACCGGCGATCACTTCAACAATCGCTACGAACCCAACCTCAAACAGAACGACCCCAATAGCTGGGCAATCTGGCCGTTGATCCGCCAAGACCCGATCGAACGCGTTCAGGCCGATTGGTTTGAAGGGCAACCTGCGAATCCCCTCAGCATCGAGGGCAATCCGAGTGGCCAGCACTTCTTTGGCACCAGCAGCGTCGGCGTCGATGTCTTCGCCCAGTTGGTCCATGGTACTCGCGTCGCCCTTCTAGTCGGCTTTGTCTCGATGGCGATTGCTTCGGTCATCGGGATCATTATCGGAGCGGTCTCAGGCTACTACGGTGGCTGGGTCGACTTCATCCTGTCGCGGTTCATTGAAATCATCTTGTGCGTGCCAACGCTGATTTTGGTGATCGCGTTGTTGGCGATGGTGGTCAGCCCCAGCATCTGGCAGGTCGTGTTTGTGATCGGACTGACCGGCTGGACCGGGATCGCTCGCTTGACGCGTGCCGAGTTCATGAAACTGAAACAGATTGAATACGTGGCCGCTGCCAAAGCGATGGGAGCCGGACCACTGCGAATCATGTTCGTACATATTCTGCGAAACGCCTTGGCTCCAATCCTGGTGCCGATCAGTTTCGGGATTGCCGGGGCAATTTTCACCGAGAGTGCGCTTAGCTTTCTCGGTATCGGGGCCGACTCGCAAACTCCGACCTGGGGCGATGTCCTGAAAGAAGGTCAGGACCACATTCGTTCGATGTGGTGGCTGAGCTTCTTCCCTGGTCTCGCGATTTTCACCACGGTTTTGGCCTACAACTTGATTGGCGAAGGCATCCAGGAAGCCACCGATCCTCGCACCC
This genomic interval from Bremerella sp. JC817 contains the following:
- a CDS encoding ABC transporter substrate-binding protein, with translation MTVVRGALGIHLFFSLLMLTALVGCTSGASDLSPEELKQAIKEFNFDEGLPFPDFTPPATLEELDSANKWTDKTVVDPLPHLDEELKDFKPPMTPAEACEIRPKDDADYKKILQSMRIQPSKENPAEQDASWVHHENGDVNSLNPLRMSSVGDFFYVYMCGVSATTSTIDLESVGDGRFIKTWQGNEDNTIQKVVIRDDLTWSDGTPITAYDWEFTYKVLLHPKLSVMFPALPSSLDKVKLIKAYDDHTFVIFHEMSSPVNDMKLEFPIVPKHLYEPAIAVDPTLTDSDFFLEQEIHPTVGGPYEVTQRDRNQRIVLKRRESFYMKDGKQIQAKPHFAEIRMEIIENPNQALLAMTAGKLDDSQISATKWDTETNTAEFYEKNIKVKHIAWSEGHIAWNTETPYFNDARTRRAMSHAIDYDAIINGIMKGIHEQANGPFHPSAWFAPQPSLPMYDTDLAKSRELLTEAGWTDSDSDGILDKEIDGKKVAFSFQLMHPAGSPVSEQIARQVSNDLGKLGIKAEPRQFEWTVLQDKARSHNFDALMAGWGAGGDPFSTDNIYGTGAPRNYGQYSNPEVDKLYKLGLAELDREKRAKHYHDIAKILYEDQPYTWLYYRADLYGFNKRMRGYQFSPTGPWFYEPGAFSVWKAQSE
- a CDS encoding ABC transporter permease; this encodes MLTYIARRLFIGVFTILAVTCLVYGLIRNMPGTPLTQMTETANVRQMMDERQQEELMKQYHLDKHWIVGYGYWLGNVFQGDLGRGINFSDRRRVTTIIGTRLPNTLKLTVTSLLLTYMLCIPMGLYSTAKNATPGERTLAITLYILYALPTFVAAIYLNLFFAVKLDWLPLSGMTSENYSSLSTLGKTWDVLKHVILPITCLTYGSLAYYTRFIKANMLETIQQDYIRTALAKGVSPRRALVVHAFRNSLIPLLTLVGLTLPALLAGSVILESIYQWDGIGRLFIEKISQRDYPVIMGLVLMFSVMTLIGQLLADVLYAVVDPRITYS
- a CDS encoding ABC transporter permease, which encodes MSAVQELAEQPIKPQQSLGFWATSWRHYRKRKFAMAGLIYVIFLGLVAIFSPAIVGTKPIVCYYKGNIYFPAMGYYNPSWENAIFTTGDHFNNRYEPNLKQNDPNSWAIWPLIRQDPIERVQADWFEGQPANPLSIEGNPSGQHFFGTSSVGVDVFAQLVHGTRVALLVGFVSMAIASVIGIIIGAVSGYYGGWVDFILSRFIEIILCVPTLILVIALLAMVVSPSIWQVVFVIGLTGWTGIARLTRAEFMKLKQIEYVAAAKAMGAGPLRIMFVHILRNALAPILVPISFGIAGAIFTESALSFLGIGADSQTPTWGDVLKEGQDHIRSMWWLSFFPGLAIFTTVLAYNLIGEGIQEATDPRTRDV